AAGAGATAtttaaaaaagatctttatttatttggaAAGGTACGTTTATTGCTACTAAGGGCTTTTAGCAACTTATTCCCCTTAggctctactatgatgcctcgttaaaaacccttttTCAGAAAAAACCCTTTGTTTTTCGGGGAAAAATCATAAAGtagggaaaagagtacatcagggagtagagttcgcttttattTCCTAAGACCTCACTaactttgtatggtcccttccaattagcaGCGAGTTTTCCTTCCCCCGATTTATTGACTCCATTGTCGTTTCTGATCAAGACCAAGTCATTTGGGGTGAAgcttcttcgaatgacttttttgttgtacctgaTGGTCATCCTTTATTTcaacgctgcttctcttatctgggcttgctctcggacttcggggagcagttcgagctcctctttgtgcccttGTATGTTTCTGACCTCTTCATGGAGAATCACCCTTGGACTTTGTTCGCTGATTTTTACtggtatcatggcttctacgccgtaGACGAGTCGGAAGGGCGTTTCTCCAGTGGCAGATTGTGGCGTTGTCCGGTAGGCCCATAACatttgtgggagctcttcagcccaggctccctttgcatcttgtagtcttttctttagtcctgccagtatgactttgttggctacCTCAGCTTGTCCGTTCGCTTGCAGATgttccaccgaggtgaactggtgtttgatCTTCATACTGGCCACCAGACTTTTGAAGGTAGAGTCGGTGAACTGGGTTCCGTTGTCTGTAGTAATGGAATAGGGTATTCCGAaccttgtgatgatatttttgtataggaaCCTCTGACTTCTCTAGGCTGTGATTGTggctaatggttctgcttctattcactttgtgaagtagtctattcccacaatcaagtatttgacttgttCTGGGACCTGGGAAAAAGGACCTAACAGATCCATCtcccattttgcaaagggccatggagaagtTATGCTGATTAGCTCCTCGGggggagccacgtggaaatttgcgtGCATTTGGCATGGCCGGCacttttttcacaaattctatagcatctttctgcaaggtcggccagtagaatccagctcggattactttcctggctagtgacctGGCTCCGAGATGATTTTCGCAGATCCCATTATGAACCTCCTCTAATACCTCAGTGGtccttgaggtcggtacgcatttcaacaatggtgttgatattCCTCTTTTATAAAGGATATTTTTCACCAGAgtgtaatgttgtgcttccctctGAATTTTCTTAatctctttttcctctttggggaggatgtcaaattttaggtattcgactaagggattcatccatctGAGGTTTAGCCCAGTTACCTCTAGGAGATCTcgtttgttctcttcttttactaccgagggttcttggagagtttcctggatcaggcttctgttattCCCTCCAGGTTTGGTGCTTGCTAACTTGGAGAGGGCATCTGCTCTGCTATTGAGATCCCGAGTTATATGCTTAACTTTGGTTTCCGCAAAGTGCCCTAAGTGTTCCAAGGTTCTTTCCAAGTACCTTTTCATGTTCGGGTCTTTAGCCTGATACTCTCCATTTATCTGAGAGGTCACCACTTgagagtcgctgtatatcaCCACTTTCGTTGCACCGACCTCTTCTGCCAGTTTCAACCCTGCAATTAGGGCTTCTTACTCTGCTTGATTATTTGaagctggaaattcaaatttgaggGATACCTCTATTTGGGTTCCCCTTTCATCGGCCAGTATTATGCCTACACCGCTTCCTGTCTTGTTtgaggatccatctacataaagttcccatgtagttggcTTCTCTTGGTCTCCCGCATATTCTGCTATGAAGTCGgtgaggcattgggctttgatcgctgtccgagtttcatactttaaatcaaactcggagagctctattgcccattgaaccattcttcCTGCAACATCCATTTtctggaggatttgcttcatgggctgGTTCGTTCGGACTCTTATAGTATGTGCTTGAAAATAAgttcgtagccttcgtgaggctattactaaggagtaggcaaacttctctagtttgtggtaccttatcTCAGAGCCCTGTAGgactttgctaatgaagtaaaCCGGATGCTGTCTGACCTCGTCCTCCCTTATCAGGGCTGATGCGACAGCTTTGTCTGCTACGAACAAATAAAGGACGAGATCTTCCCCGACTAGAGGTCGGGTCAGGATTGGCGGTTGGCTCAGGAAtcttttgaactcttggaacgctTCTTCGCATTTtggagtccattcgaactggaatccctttcttaataaagaaaatagtgGAAGGAATTTGagtgctgatcctgccaaaaaCCTGGAGAGGGCTGCTAGTCGGCCATTTAATTGTTGGACCTCTCTTAGGCaggtcgggctcttcatttcaAGGATGGCTCTACACTTATCGAGATTTGCTTCGATCCCTCTCTGTGTTAGCATGAACCCTAGAAATTTTCCAGCCTCCACCGCGAAGGTacactttgcgggatttagcCTCATCCCGTGCAACCTTATGGGGTCGAAGACTTGCGAGAGGTCTGTCAAGAGATCAGCTTCTTCCTTAGTTTTCACTAGCATGTCATCCACGTAGACTTCCATTAAGCTCCCGAGGTGGGGGCCGAATAccttgttcatcagcctttggtatgtGGCCTCGGTATTTTTtagtccaaatggcatgaccacgtagcagaaattTACTCGGGGcgtgatgaacgatgttttctcttggtctggCTCATCCATAGGGATGTGGTTATATTccgagtaggcatccatgaacGACAAGTATTGATACCTCGAGCTAGAGTCTACCAGGGCGTCAATACTTGGaagtggataagggtccttaggacatgctTTATTTATGTCGGtgtagtcgacacacattctccatttgccattttgcttattgactagcactacatttgCTAGCCACGTTGGAtatttgacttctctgatgaagccggCTTCTAAGAGTGCCTGTACTTGCTCTACCACCGCTAAAGCTCGTTCAGGGCCAAGCTTGCGCCTTTTctgttgtacaggtcgggatcctggatacaccgagagcttgtgggacataAGCTCGGGGCCTATCCCAGgcatatcggaggctttccaggcaaAGAGGTCAGAGTTGTCTCTTAGGAGTTTAGTCAACCCTTGCttcagggtttcccctaggttggctcctatgttggtattttttccttcctctctGCCGACCTGTATTTCCTCGATTTTTCCTCCTGGCTGTGGTCGCAACTCTTCTTTGGCCCTTGCTCCACCGAGTTCTATGGTATtgacttctttgccttttccccTTAGGTtcaggctttcattgtagcacttTCTTGCCAATTTCTGGTCCCCACGCACCGTTGCTATCCCCGCTGACGTCGGAAATTTCATGCAGAGATGCGGGGTAGATACCACTGCTCCTAGTCGGTTTAGGGTAGCTCTTCCGATTAGAGCATTATATGCTGATCCCacatcgatgactatgaagtctatgtTTAGAGTTttggatttttctctttttctaaaAGTAGTGTGGAGGGGCAGGAAATCCAGTGGTTTTATTGGTGTATCGCCTAGCCCATACaaggtgtcggggtaggctctcaaCTTCCTTTCGTCAAGCCCTAGTTTATCAAACGCAGGCTTGAAAAAGATGTCTGCTGAACTTCCTTGATCCACCAgagttctgtggagatgggcgttggctaggatcatgGTTATTATCACCGGATCATCGTGTCCggggattattccttgcccatctttCTTTGTGAATGAGATGGTAGGAAGGTCGGGCGATTCACTTCCGACCTGGTAGATTCgcttgagatgtcttttgcgagaggactTGGTGAGCCCCCCACCCGCGAATCCGCCTGAGATCATATGTATATGTCTCTCCGGAGTCTGtggtggtgggtctcttctgtctgcatcatctcgctttctctttccatgattgtccgacctctccatgagatatctatcgAGTCggccttctctggccagcttttctatcatatttttgaagtcgtaacagtcgtttgttgagtgatcatatattttatggtactcacaaTAGTCGCTGCAtctccccccttttttattcttgatgGGTCTAGGAGGCGGCCGTCTTTCAGTATTACAAATTTCTCTGTAAAAGTCCACTATGGAAacctttagaggagtataagagtgatatttcctGGGTCTGTCGAGACCGaggtcttctttcttctttggcTCCCTCTCCCTGTCTTTTATCGAGGGGAGGTGTCCAGGTCGCCAGCTTGACTCTCTCAGTCtggcgttttcctccatgttgatgtacttctcagCTCTTTTTTGTACATCACTCAAGGAGGTGGGGTGTCTTTttgatatggactgtgagaaagGTCCTTCTCTGAGCCCATTTACCAGCCCCATAATGACTGTCTCGGTGGACAGGTCTTAAATCTCTaagcatgctttgttgaatctttccatataATCTCGTAGAGGTTCTCCAACCTCCTGTTTTAtccccaggaggctcggtgcatgctTTACCTTGTCTTTCTAAATGGAGAACCGCATTAGAAGTTTTCTCGAGAGGTCTTCAAAGCCGGTGACCGACCTTGGAGGGAGgttatcgaaccacttcattgcTGCTTTCGATAAGGTGGTCGGGAAAGTTTTGCAGCGTATTGCATCAGAAGCATCAGccagatacatccgacttttaaaGTTGCTTAAGTGATGCTTTGGATCTGTggttccatcatagaggtccatgtcggggcttttaaagttttttggaacttttgccctcattatgtccttaTTAAAGGGGTCCTCCCCTCCTGGGGGTGACTCTTCTCGGTCGCCGTGGGAGTTCCGActtttgagggaggattctaactttaagagtttttcttctaactcttttcgtcgttccatctcctctctTAAGTgcttttctatttctctttgtcGCTCTCGCTCCTGTTCCAGTTGTTCCAAGCGACCTTGGTGGCCATGGAATAGCCCCATTAGTTCGGTTGCATGGGGTGGCCCGTCCTTTTCCGATTCACGCCCCTCGGAGGAGTTCATCTTCGGATTTTTAAATCCGGAAGTGCCTTCCCTATGTTGGTCGTTGGTTCCCTGGTGAAGGGTTAGGTATGCGTCATTGTTTCCGGTATCtagattctcttgttcagaatctgATGCCACATGACCGTCTTCCTGTGACATGTCCGCCATTACTGGTTGATCTCTCGggtctccggcaacggcgccactgttacggtgggtaaccgaaGATTAATGGGTCGGACAAGTTTGGCTGGCCCAATCGTCTCAACGATGAAACGTCCAAGTGAGTTGGTGATCCAAGGCTCCCGTCCGACTTGTGTGAGGGagaatgggggtggtacctgtaAAAACACTCTGATGCCAACGTCAGCAAAGGGGTAAaacaggtctagagagtattggactctTGTGATACCTGAgaggtgtcagtgtatttatagggGTGAACCCATAACCACCGCTGAagtagttccaccttttaaggtggataaccgttcctttatcttagggaggttgagatatggctcctggaagtgggtagagagattttaggggcagttactcgtTTGAATGAGTGATTATTTGCCAGCTAATCTTCGTCCCCGACTTCTTTAGGGTTAGTCGTGATAAGAACCGACTTCGTAGGGAGGAGGTCGGTACAAGGCGAAGCTCAACCCTTTTGGGTTGGGCCTTTTGTTGAGACCTGGGCCTTATCGTTGAGTCAGGGTATCAACAATAATACATCTAAAGTTCTAAACAACCCATAACAACACAAAACACGTAATGAAAATCCATTAAAAAAAGAGAGCCATTGATTGGAAGTAAATGCTGTGTACTTTTTCATACTTTTGCATCCCTTATAATCATCTGCTATTCTGGTTTGTGGGATGGGCCGTTGCTGAACGCCCGAACCCATAACGATGACAAAAAAAAGAGCATTATTCGAGGTAAGTTGAAGGTGTATGCGTCTTCAACTGAGAGAATAGTTAACACACAACAGTTATTACTTATTAGGTGAAAATTAACCAAAAATAGATAAAACAATAAGAgacaaatttataaatttgttGATAACAAGTAGCCAAGTAGGTGAGCCTCCATGATTGTGCCGGTTTTCAGTTATGATGAGCTGGCATGAAAGAATTGTGATGATTATGATTGGCAcaactaataaaatattagCTACAATCACATGCAAAATAGTACCTTAGACTGACATAATCACCTTACTTCCTACATATTTATAGATTGACCGTTTGACCTTAGTCCAACAACAAACACATTGGACTAAGCAAGTGATGATTCTGGTTATCAATGTGGCCTACGCACTCATCAATTCATGTCTGGATTGCTTTTGTATTAAACTCCATCTAACTGATGCTTAGAGCTTGCCTTAACTTGTATGGCTTATATGCCTACTTAGTGTACCCAACTAATCTTTTATCCAATACCTGCCAAATACAAGGACCTATACATATACATAGCCAAGTCTAACCAAGCTCATAACACTACATAATTAGTTATTTCGATTCAAACCAATAATTAAGATTTGGATTACAAAGACTTGCGTAACATTTTTATACAGGGAGAAAGTAAGAGGTAAACAATAAAACCGTGAAAGTGCTAATCTCCATAACGCAGTTAATTTAGCATTTTCTTCGCTAAGCATGGTAAACACAACATACTGAATACATTAACTTCAAGAATGGCCACTGAGATAAATTATTACgtctaaataatataattaaaaaaaaattggaaagcAAGAAGCTAAGCATGAGTTGAATCTGGTGGAAGAAGTGCAGTAACATTAGTGATCGTCACGATATCCCGGCGAAATGTATGTACATAGTTCAATTTCTATAAGCTTTTCCTATGAAATGCATTCTTGAGGCCACTCATCAACCTCTGCCTAAGTGATTTCGTCATCCTTGGAGTCCCACTCTCCCCATCATACATTAGCGCCGACGACGACACTGATCCCCTTCCACCTCTCCCTATTTTTCTCTCCTCCGCCGCCGCCGGCGTAACGTGGAAACTCGCCGAACGCTCTGAGTTCAGCGCATTCAACTTCCGCTCCTGCTGCTCCGCGTCGGCGGCATGATGGTCCAGCAGAATCTTCCTCATCCCATTAAGCTCCTTCTCCAGGCTCTGAATCCGAGAGCACGTCGAATCCATCGCCTCCTTCAGCTGAGCCGTCTGACGCCGAGCCGAGTCACGCCGCAGAATATCCCCTAGTGATTCTCGCTCATCTTGTTGGTTCCCGCCGGAAGCAGCAGCCGCCACCGCAATAGAGCGGCGAGTGTTGAGATGCTCCACCAGCATCGCTCGCACTATGAACCTCAAAGGCACTCTCGGATTCTGAACACACTCCATCAACACACGCGGCGATAGCTTCGTACAATCTATCGAATTGCACAACTGAGATTTCTGTTCCTCAGTAAGTTTCCCGTTCTTGTTTTCCTTCATGAAACAATACGAGTACAACACAGtaatcaatttaattaattaatttttaatggaAAAAATAAACACGTGACGTGACGTGGCGCACCTTGAAATAAAGATCAATCATCCTGTAGAGAACGTCGTGGTGGGGAAGGCGCGCATTGATGGAATCAACGACAGATTGAAAATCCTGAGGGCGAATCTCTACAACGACGTTTAAGCAAGTTGCATCGATGTCGTGACCATCGTAGTCATCCCAAACCAGCGCTTCAATGCACCTGCTTACAAGCGACGCCGTCGTTTCGGCCTCGGGAAGCAGACCCATGCAGGACCGCAGAACCACCGATGCGTACTCTTGGTCAATACCGACGATTCTGTTGAAGTAGGATTCCGCCACGTGGCAGAGATTCTCCCCGTCGTAGCCTCTGGAATCCGTCATGCCGAGCAGCCCCGCCGCCGTCCTGATGGCGGCGACGTTATTGGGCGTGAGGTGGACTCTGCTGCTGTAACAGAATTCTGCGATGGCGGCGAAGGTGTGGGGCGTTATGTTTAACGGCGGGGAGAGTGTGAATTCGGTGAGGTTCGTTAGGTGGCGTTTGAGATAGGAGCTCCGTGAAATGATCCGATCCTGAAAGGGAGAGGTGTGTGATGACGCGTCATTTCATTTACACAAGGgaacaaataaacaaacaaaattagAAAAGTGAAGCACATTCTTTTATGTCATCAAATCAAATAAAGGGAACGTCCCCTCTTTGCCGGAATTCAAAAGCAGAGAGAAAGAGCCTTAAAGCTCTGCTTTGCCAGAAAAGCCTATCCGACAAAACCAGAGCATCGTTCAATGTGGCTTTGCCAATAAGAATTTTTGTAATTACTATTTTGGCAATGTTCATGGGGTATGAAATTGAGCACCCTATAAATTTAGGAGTTGAATACTCTGAGGATTAAGAAAGAGTAGTGATAGAATAACCTTTTTTCTTTTGGTATTGGTTGGGTAATAACAGTGAGACCTTTGTTGTGTAGTGAAGAACAAGAAAACGACACCTCTGGTGGGGTTACTGATATGTTCTTTTAAGCACAGGAATAGGACAAATTTGGGTACTGAGTGTGAGTGATCCTAATCGAGGAGAATTTAAACTATTGAAAGCCAACTGTAAAAGTGGATCAAGCTGTTCCAGCTGAATAAGAAATCATCCCACATGTTTTGCATTGATACAAGCTAGCAATGCGtagtaaataactaaatatgAATGCTGAGAACAATTACAATGTAggaggaaagagaaaagagggggggggggggttagATAGATAAATTTCACGAATCCTGTATGGTAGGGTAGGTCACACAACTTATTAATGGGAATCCCACTGCTACTTGCAGTACAACGGTTAATCACGTCATATTCTATAAACCGAAACAAAATTAGATTTTTCTCCACTGTCTCCCTCAAGTAATCAAAGTCGTGTTTTCACATTATTATCAATCACAAATTGAGAATTTTCAGGGTTGCTATACGTTGCATTAATGTCATTGCTGCAATTGCAGCCAAAGTAGCTGCAGATTTTTTTTCCCTCTTAATATAAAAAGTTACATATCAAGCTACAATGCAACGGTAAACTAAGGCATTAACACTAATAAAAGTAACCGAAAGAAAAAGCATCGACTGAATTTGAAACAAAATGCAAGGAGTTATTAACAAACCTTGTGTAGGCGAAAGCAGGTTCCTTGAACACGTAGCAGGAGGTCCGTTTGATGGCCAGAAGACAGAGACCTGAACCGAATCGATAATTTTGCTTAATATATAACggaaaaaggaaaggagaaagaaatAATTATAATGATGTAATTATTACCAGGCGCTGATAGTTGAGTGAAGGAGTGGGGGAGAAGAGGAGAAGGAgggtggagagagagagggggaagAGGAGGTGGAAGAGAACTCGGGTTCTTCCTCATAGATGGTGTCGATAACACCGAACTGGTGGTTCCACCCGTTACTCATCTATCTAACTATCTTCCTTCCTTCTTCCCAACGATCCTAACGCGCTTTTCAGGACACACTCAATGCTTCCACTGCTATTTTCATGACCGTATAGGTGTATCAGTATGATTCTTTGGGAGCTCATAAATATTGGTTCAGGGAAGGCTATTAATGGCACATGTGATTTTGATGACTCATAAATGCCTCTCTTTAATTTCGCCCTTCCCTTCCCTTTCTctccttttatttctttttctacaCTACAACCAGTAGTAATAGTCCtggtaatatatttttactctCCTCTCATAATCAAGTCCTCAATATTTTAATCTGTTTTCCAAAATCGGAACAAATCAGATTTTGCATTTATATAAATGGATGGATTTGGGTTTATATGGCCATGTGGCATACCAACCAAGTAATGGACGGCCTAGTTTTTCCTACCATGTGATGTCAACAGTAGCTAACAATCAAAATTGAGTAACCAAAGAAGGACAACAATTTCCTCTCTCTTATAAAATCCAGTAATGCACATGCACTCCAAGCGGTTCTGCATTCTAAAAAACAGAATTAACAAATTTATCAACGTAAGATCGAAGACAAAAGCACACACGCTAACCCCATATTTATCATTCATTTATTTTTCCTCTTTCGTGAGTTTACCAATCCAAATAATGCGTTACACACTTCTTACTTATTTGCTCAATTTCCATTAGTCAAAAcagtttcattttttttacgGTTTAAGagttttcaactttttttttttattttggtcatatttttagttttttgttaTTTGCATTACAATGTTTTTGGACATGTTGAGTTTCAAATATGTTTTTTGTCCTTGTTGAATTTCACACAGTTTTTTTTTGGTCATGCAGAGTT
The genomic region above belongs to Arachis stenosperma cultivar V10309 chromosome 5, arast.V10309.gnm1.PFL2, whole genome shotgun sequence and contains:
- the LOC130979652 gene encoding BTB/POZ domain-containing protein At3g49900, whose protein sequence is MSNGWNHQFGVIDTIYEEEPEFSSTSSSPSLSPPSFSSSPPLLHSTISAWSLSSGHQTDLLLRVQGTCFRLHKDRIISRSSYLKRHLTNLTEFTLSPPLNITPHTFAAIAEFCYSSRVHLTPNNVAAIRTAAGLLGMTDSRGYDGENLCHVAESYFNRIVGIDQEYASVVLRSCMGLLPEAETTASLVSRCIEALVWDDYDGHDIDATCLNVVVEIRPQDFQSVVDSINARLPHHDVLYRMIDLYFKENKNGKLTEEQKSQLCNSIDCTKLSPRVLMECVQNPRVPLRFIVRAMLVEHLNTRRSIAVAAAASGGNQQDERESLGDILRRDSARRQTAQLKEAMDSTCSRIQSLEKELNGMRKILLDHHAADAEQQERKLNALNSERSASFHVTPAAAEERKIGRGGRGSVSSSALMYDGESGTPRMTKSLRQRLMSGLKNAFHRKSL